Proteins from one Listeria weihenstephanensis genomic window:
- a CDS encoding oxidoreductase, whose protein sequence is MKKYQHLFSPLTVKRMTLKNRVVMPPMGTNFAGPDGSMQEKHIKYYEQRAKGGTGLIVVENAAVEYPLGSNGTTQIRIDHDSFIPGMYQLTERLHNYGACVALQINHSGASAVAERIGMQAVSASDIPSKKGGGIPRPLEQEEILDIVKYYGKAAKRVQMAGFDAVEIHAGHSYLICQFLSPLYNKRTDEFGGSMENRTRFARMIIDEVRAQVGPFFPIMLRVSADEFVKGGNTLDDTLALLEFLNDEVDIFNVSAGVNDSLQYQIDKMNLADGWRSYMAKAVKDKFGKPTMTTGNIRNPDVAEKLVADGEADLIGMGRGLIAEPKWVEKVASGNEAMLRKCISCNIGCAGHRIALNRPICCTINPDLINEDAYLENRVNKQTNVVVIGGGTAGLEAACTAAEVGCQVTLFEGRDYLGGLARDISFLPDKERIGDFPDYLIERSRRLKNLVTLTGVKADIATLDHYKPDIVVNATGSKPILPPIAGLLENVDKSGGKVKSISGMIAGLDGFTDFADKKIVVVGGGAVGLDVVEFFAERGAAVTIIERLPALGQDLDMITRLSMMQMIDDESVSVRLNTSLMEVGESHFKVSFEDVEEQLDFDYGFVCLGMRPEKPDLSELENYYVEQGVEVVNIGDSRATRKILDGVREGRNILKTLVKIGSL, encoded by the coding sequence ATGAAGAAGTATCAGCATTTATTTTCACCTCTAACAGTTAAGCGGATGACGCTCAAGAATCGTGTTGTCATGCCTCCTATGGGTACGAATTTTGCGGGGCCGGATGGTTCGATGCAAGAGAAACATATTAAATATTATGAGCAGCGGGCAAAAGGTGGAACGGGCCTGATTGTTGTTGAGAATGCGGCGGTCGAGTATCCACTTGGTTCGAATGGGACGACGCAGATTAGGATTGATCATGATAGCTTTATTCCTGGAATGTATCAGTTGACGGAGCGATTACACAATTATGGTGCGTGTGTCGCGTTACAGATTAATCATTCGGGAGCTTCGGCGGTTGCGGAACGTATTGGGATGCAAGCTGTTTCGGCATCTGATATTCCTTCTAAGAAAGGTGGCGGGATTCCTCGTCCGCTAGAACAGGAAGAAATATTGGATATTGTGAAGTATTATGGGAAGGCTGCTAAACGTGTGCAAATGGCTGGGTTTGACGCTGTTGAGATTCATGCGGGGCATTCTTACTTGATTTGTCAGTTTCTATCGCCGCTTTATAACAAGCGGACGGATGAGTTTGGTGGTAGCATGGAAAATCGGACGCGTTTTGCACGGATGATTATTGATGAGGTGAGGGCGCAAGTTGGCCCATTTTTCCCGATTATGTTACGTGTGAGTGCGGATGAGTTTGTGAAGGGCGGTAATACGCTTGATGACACGCTTGCACTGCTCGAATTTTTGAATGACGAGGTGGATATTTTCAATGTTTCTGCTGGGGTCAATGATTCGTTGCAGTATCAGATTGATAAAATGAATTTGGCGGATGGATGGCGTTCTTATATGGCGAAGGCTGTGAAGGATAAGTTCGGAAAGCCGACGATGACGACGGGGAATATTCGTAATCCTGATGTTGCTGAGAAATTGGTAGCGGATGGTGAGGCGGATTTGATCGGTATGGGTCGTGGTCTGATCGCGGAACCTAAGTGGGTCGAGAAGGTGGCATCGGGAAATGAAGCGATGTTGCGTAAGTGTATTTCGTGTAATATTGGTTGCGCGGGGCATCGGATTGCGCTGAATCGGCCGATCTGCTGTACGATTAATCCGGATTTGATAAACGAGGATGCTTATTTGGAAAATCGCGTGAACAAACAGACGAATGTTGTGGTCATTGGTGGTGGAACGGCTGGGCTTGAGGCGGCTTGTACGGCGGCTGAGGTTGGATGCCAGGTGACACTATTTGAAGGACGAGATTATCTTGGTGGGTTGGCTCGTGATATTTCCTTTTTGCCTGATAAGGAACGGATTGGCGATTTTCCGGATTATCTGATAGAGCGAAGTCGTCGCTTGAAAAATTTGGTGACGTTGACGGGTGTGAAAGCGGACATTGCGACGCTTGATCATTATAAGCCGGATATCGTTGTGAATGCGACGGGATCGAAGCCAATTTTGCCACCGATTGCGGGATTGCTTGAAAATGTTGATAAATCAGGTGGTAAAGTGAAGTCGATTTCTGGTATGATTGCAGGGTTAGATGGATTTACTGATTTCGCTGACAAAAAGATTGTGGTTGTTGGTGGCGGAGCGGTTGGCTTGGATGTTGTTGAATTCTTCGCGGAACGTGGAGCGGCGGTGACAATTATTGAACGGTTGCCTGCGCTTGGCCAGGATTTGGATATGATCACGCGCTTGTCGATGATGCAAATGATTGATGATGAATCGGTGAGTGTGCGTCTGAATACTTCGTTGATGGAAGTTGGCGAATCGCATTTTAAAGTTTCCTTTGAAGATGTGGAGGAACAGCTAGATTTTGATTATGGTTTTGTTTGTCTCGGTATGAGGCCAGAGAAACCAGATCTAAGTGAACTTGAGAATTATTATGTGGAACAAGGCGTGGAGGTTGTGAATATTGGCGACAGTCGCGCGACGAGAAAGATACTGGATGGTGTTCGTGAGGGTAGGAATATTCTTAAGACGCTAGTAAAAATAGGTTCATTATAA
- a CDS encoding VIT1/CCC1 transporter family protein, whose protein sequence is MNQKLNILRAGVLGANDGIVSVAGIVIGIAGATTDIGTIFIGGIAGLIAGALSMAGGEYVSVSTQKDTEEAVINKEKLELTNDYQGEIEELAGIYKEKGLSDRLAKEVATKLMEKDALAAHSEAELGLKLNDFANPWQAALSSLVSFTVGAILPLLAILLLPAGIRIWMTFVVVLLALALTGYVSAYLGEAPKRNAVLRNMVVGMLTMLVTYGVGTLVGA, encoded by the coding sequence ATGAATCAGAAGTTAAATATTTTGCGGGCAGGTGTTCTTGGTGCGAACGACGGGATTGTTTCGGTAGCTGGAATCGTGATTGGAATTGCTGGTGCGACAACGGATATAGGGACTATTTTTATAGGGGGAATTGCTGGGCTTATAGCTGGTGCGCTTTCTATGGCTGGTGGAGAATATGTGTCTGTTAGTACGCAGAAGGATACGGAAGAAGCAGTCATCAATAAGGAAAAATTAGAGTTAACGAATGATTATCAAGGGGAAATTGAGGAACTTGCGGGTATTTATAAGGAGAAGGGATTATCAGATCGTTTGGCAAAGGAAGTTGCAACGAAGCTGATGGAAAAGGATGCATTGGCGGCACATTCGGAGGCAGAGCTTGGCTTGAAATTGAATGATTTTGCGAATCCTTGGCAGGCAGCGTTATCTTCTTTGGTTTCTTTTACAGTTGGGGCGATCTTGCCATTATTGGCGATTTTACTTTTACCGGCGGGGATTCGGATTTGGATGACGTTTGTCGTTGTCTTGCTGGCACTTGCTTTGACGGGTTATGTTAGTGCTTATTTGGGCGAGGCGCCAAAGCGAAATGCGGTTTTGCGGAATATGGTTGTTGGAATGCTGACGATGCTTGTGACGTATGGCGTTGGGACGCTGGTTGGTGCTTGA
- the aroD gene encoding type I 3-dehydroquinate dehydratase, whose product MKSVAVRDIVIGEGAPSICVPMVGVNSELLLEEARMLVDIDLDAVEWRVDFYEDVADIAKVKNMLREIRSILGNIPVIFTFRSAKEGGEREFPVADYVALNKEVAATGMADIVDVELFTGDQEVAELVAAIHAAGAKVIMSNHDFAKTPAEDEIVSRLVKMQDFGADLPKIAVMPQSPADVLTLLSATNTMREKFADRPIVTMSMAGTGVVSRLAGEIFGSALTFGAAKKASAPGQVAVDELRQVLDLLHKSLN is encoded by the coding sequence ATGAAAAGTGTGGCAGTGAGAGATATCGTGATTGGTGAGGGTGCGCCTAGTATTTGTGTCCCTATGGTCGGTGTGAATTCCGAACTATTGCTTGAAGAAGCGCGTATGCTGGTGGACATTGATTTGGACGCAGTGGAATGGCGTGTGGATTTTTATGAAGATGTGGCGGATATCGCGAAGGTGAAAAATATGTTGCGCGAGATTCGGAGCATTTTAGGAAATATACCAGTTATATTCACGTTCCGAAGTGCGAAAGAGGGCGGTGAGCGTGAGTTTCCAGTAGCGGATTATGTGGCGCTGAATAAGGAAGTTGCTGCGACTGGCATGGCGGATATCGTTGATGTGGAGCTATTTACGGGAGATCAGGAAGTGGCGGAACTTGTTGCGGCGATTCATGCAGCTGGTGCGAAAGTGATCATGTCGAATCATGATTTTGCGAAGACGCCGGCTGAGGATGAAATCGTGTCACGCCTTGTGAAGATGCAAGATTTCGGCGCGGATTTGCCTAAAATTGCTGTGATGCCGCAATCGCCTGCTGATGTATTGACGTTACTTAGTGCGACCAATACGATGCGTGAAAAATTTGCGGATCGTCCGATTGTAACGATGTCGATGGCGGGAACTGGGGTTGTTTCTCGGTTAGCAGGAGAAATTTTCGGTTCGGCGTTGACATTCGGGGCTGCGAAAAAGGCTTCAGCGCCTGGTCAAGTTGCGGTGGATGAGTTACGACAAGTATTGGATTTATTGCACAAAAGTTTGAACTAA
- a CDS encoding MFS transporter, whose protein sequence is MERQIELGKVITTKKKFRFWIGLLLGFGCLVNYFDRINLTVAGQVLMDELSISPAMFGILLSSFSWTYALMQIPMGLVLDRIGVKWLNRVCSIVWVFATGLTAFISGLLPLFILRLSLGVAEAPAFSAASKATGYWFPLKERGFATAMFDMSSKLSNVIGVPLVAFVISKWGWREAFLLTAAISIVYCVWFWLLYRDPEEHPRLSKEELDYIQAGDVQKQVAQGEGSSLLYLMKQRKLWALAIGAAAYNYSFFLFLTWLPNYLMQELHLDIMKSGLYTAIPWACGALSSILIGGLFVDFLIKRGFDPSKVRKLFLTIGMLLGLAVIGAATTTDTRTAIIFFSIAVSGICIASTINWSMPSILAPNGSVGAVSGFMNFIGNLTAIAAPIVTGFIVGATGSFSIAFVVAGVVMVIGILSITIFLGRIEKIPDQEKKVILD, encoded by the coding sequence ATGGAACGACAAATAGAATTGGGGAAAGTTATCACAACAAAGAAAAAGTTTAGATTTTGGATAGGCTTGTTACTTGGTTTCGGCTGTTTAGTGAACTATTTTGATCGTATTAATTTGACGGTAGCAGGGCAAGTTTTAATGGATGAACTCAGCATTTCGCCAGCGATGTTTGGTATTTTGTTATCTTCTTTTTCTTGGACGTATGCGCTGATGCAGATTCCGATGGGCTTAGTATTGGACCGGATCGGTGTAAAGTGGTTGAACCGGGTGTGTTCGATTGTTTGGGTTTTTGCGACGGGACTTACGGCGTTTATTAGTGGATTATTGCCATTATTTATTTTAAGATTATCGCTTGGTGTGGCGGAGGCTCCGGCGTTTAGTGCGGCTTCGAAAGCAACGGGATATTGGTTTCCGCTGAAGGAACGTGGTTTTGCGACGGCGATGTTTGATATGTCGTCCAAACTATCAAATGTGATCGGTGTGCCCCTGGTTGCTTTTGTTATTTCGAAATGGGGCTGGCGTGAGGCGTTTTTGCTAACCGCGGCGATTAGTATTGTTTATTGTGTTTGGTTTTGGTTGCTTTATCGTGATCCTGAGGAACATCCACGACTTTCAAAAGAGGAATTGGATTATATTCAGGCGGGCGATGTGCAAAAACAGGTCGCGCAAGGTGAGGGTAGTAGCTTGTTGTACTTGATGAAACAGCGTAAATTGTGGGCGCTTGCGATTGGTGCGGCTGCGTATAATTATTCGTTTTTCTTGTTTTTGACGTGGTTGCCTAACTATTTGATGCAGGAACTTCATTTGGATATTATGAAATCGGGTTTATATACGGCGATTCCGTGGGCTTGTGGGGCGCTGTCTAGTATTTTAATTGGCGGATTGTTCGTTGATTTTCTGATTAAGCGAGGATTTGATCCGTCGAAGGTGCGGAAGTTATTTTTGACGATTGGGATGTTGCTTGGACTCGCGGTTATTGGGGCGGCAACAACGACGGATACGCGGACGGCAATTATCTTCTTTAGCATCGCGGTTTCGGGAATTTGTATTGCGTCTACGATTAATTGGTCGATGCCATCGATCTTAGCGCCGAATGGTTCGGTTGGTGCGGTGAGTGGGTTTATGAACTTTATTGGTAACTTGACGGCGATTGCAGCTCCGATTGTGACTGGGTTTATCGTCGGCGCGACGGGCAGTTTCTCGATTGCGTTTGTTGTGGCGGGTGTCGTGATGGTGATTGGAATTTTATCAATCACAATTTTCTTAGGTCGTATTGAAAAAATTCCAGATCAAGAGAAAAAGGTGATTTTGGACTGA
- a CDS encoding shikimate dehydrogenase encodes MAERISGKTQLIGLLGTPISHSLSPKMHNEAFAKLGLDYVYLAFDVGNEQLEDVIKGYRALGVRGSNVTMPNKVLVKKYLDKLSPAAELAGAVNTIVNDDGVLTGHITDGTGYMRALVEANVDIIGKKMTIAGAGGAATAICIQAALDGVKEISIFNKKDAFFDRAEQTVQDINAKTDCKAQLFDLDDVDALRAEIADSVIFTNATSIGMKPYVGQSVVPDASYLRPDLIVSDVVYIPTKSHLLGMAEGVGCETINGLGMMLWQGAKAFEIWTGEEMPVDYIKELLF; translated from the coding sequence ATGGCAGAACGTATTTCTGGGAAGACGCAGTTGATTGGATTATTAGGTACGCCGATTTCGCACAGTTTATCGCCGAAGATGCATAATGAGGCTTTTGCGAAGTTAGGATTGGATTATGTTTATTTGGCTTTTGATGTTGGTAATGAGCAGTTGGAGGACGTTATTAAGGGCTACCGGGCGCTTGGTGTTCGTGGAAGTAATGTGACGATGCCGAATAAGGTGTTGGTGAAGAAATACTTGGATAAACTGTCTCCGGCGGCGGAACTTGCTGGTGCTGTGAATACGATCGTGAATGATGATGGTGTTTTGACGGGGCATATTACGGATGGAACGGGATATATGCGCGCGCTTGTTGAGGCGAATGTGGATATTATCGGAAAGAAAATGACGATCGCTGGTGCTGGCGGTGCTGCGACTGCGATTTGTATTCAGGCGGCACTTGATGGCGTGAAGGAAATTTCGATTTTCAATAAGAAGGATGCGTTTTTCGATCGTGCGGAGCAAACAGTTCAGGACATTAATGCAAAAACGGATTGTAAGGCGCAGTTGTTTGATTTGGATGATGTTGATGCTCTGCGCGCGGAGATTGCGGACAGTGTCATTTTCACCAATGCGACGTCGATCGGTATGAAGCCGTATGTTGGACAAAGTGTTGTTCCAGATGCTTCTTATTTACGTCCTGATTTGATTGTGTCGGATGTTGTGTATATTCCAACGAAAAGTCATTTGCTAGGGATGGCAGAGGGTGTTGGATGTGAGACGATTAATGGACTAGGCATGATGTTATGGCAAGGTGCGAAGGCATTTGAGATTTGGACTGGGGAAGAAATGCCTGTGGATTATATTAAGGAATTGTTATTCTAA
- a CDS encoding MFS transporter has protein sequence MKNKYMPTAIGLYINYFVHGMGVLIITLNMTSLSEQWGTDKAGVAVVISSLGIGRLLVLFVSGWLSDKFGRKPFVYLGMAAYLAFFIGILFSPTIAVAYIFGILAGIANSFLDSGTYPALMESFPKSPGTANVIIKAFISGGQFALPLIIGVLAATGAWYGWSFIVAIVILGANALYLMKRPFPNHKQSADDAAAADVPQTEFKQKPKFMVEGICFILYGYIAQATFYLVSQWLAQYGESVAGMSRGSSLSLVSIYTIGSLSCVFLTSALVKKMVRPVYFLVLYTFISMVALLAVYLFPTPVMCFIFAFVIGFSAAGGVLQLGLTIMAELFPGGKGTVTGIFYTAGSIASFTIPLITGQMSKTSIANIMLFDFFIAAAGFLIALIIFYRYRKVVKVN, from the coding sequence ATGAAAAATAAGTACATGCCTACAGCGATTGGGCTTTATATTAACTACTTTGTGCATGGAATGGGCGTTTTAATTATTACGCTGAATATGACGTCTTTGTCGGAACAATGGGGAACGGATAAAGCGGGGGTTGCGGTTGTTATTTCTTCGCTTGGAATTGGGCGTCTGCTCGTATTGTTTGTGTCGGGATGGTTGTCGGATAAATTTGGACGGAAGCCGTTTGTTTATTTAGGAATGGCGGCGTACTTGGCTTTCTTTATCGGGATTTTATTTAGTCCGACGATTGCTGTTGCTTATATTTTTGGTATTTTGGCAGGGATTGCGAATTCGTTCCTTGATTCGGGTACATATCCAGCTTTGATGGAATCATTTCCGAAATCACCGGGAACAGCGAATGTTATTATTAAGGCCTTTATTTCTGGTGGTCAGTTCGCATTACCGCTTATTATTGGTGTTTTAGCGGCTACTGGTGCTTGGTATGGCTGGTCATTTATTGTTGCGATTGTTATTTTGGGAGCGAATGCGCTTTATCTCATGAAGCGGCCGTTTCCAAATCATAAACAGAGTGCGGATGATGCAGCTGCGGCGGATGTTCCTCAGACGGAATTTAAACAGAAGCCTAAGTTTATGGTGGAAGGAATTTGTTTCATTTTATACGGATATATTGCTCAAGCTACGTTTTACTTGGTAAGCCAGTGGTTGGCGCAGTATGGGGAAAGTGTCGCTGGAATGAGTCGTGGTTCTTCGTTATCGTTAGTTAGTATTTATACGATTGGGTCGCTTTCGTGTGTGTTCTTGACGTCAGCGCTTGTGAAGAAAATGGTTCGCCCGGTTTACTTTTTAGTACTGTATACGTTTATTTCGATGGTTGCTTTACTCGCGGTTTACCTGTTCCCAACGCCAGTTATGTGTTTTATCTTTGCGTTTGTGATCGGGTTCTCAGCTGCCGGTGGTGTTTTGCAACTGGGTCTTACGATTATGGCGGAGCTTTTCCCAGGTGGAAAGGGCACTGTGACGGGGATTTTTTATACAGCAGGAAGTATCGCTTCGTTTACGATTCCGCTAATTACGGGGCAAATGTCGAAAACTAGTATTGCGAATATTATGTTGTTTGACTTTTTTATCGCTGCGGCAGGTTTTCTGATTGCATTAATCATCTTTTATCGTTATCGTAAAGTAGTGAAGGTAAATTAG
- a CDS encoding LysR family transcriptional regulator — protein MNLRQLHYFRTLAKLEHYTQAAAELGISQPSLSHAISELEKDLNTYLFEKQGRNVKLTKYGRFFLPYVTNSLAELERGEEQLRKLTSATGGVVDLAFIYTLGAHFVPTLIREFAKIEPDITFSLQQGTTNNLIQGLKEEKYDIALCSMVTDTTDVEFIPIVEEELVVIVPLDHPLAHKSTINLKDTQDYPFISFSASSGVRPLIDSLFREVNITPNIKFEVEEDSALAGLVAANQGIAVIPRISTLTHYPVAILTITEPAHQRFIYITTLKNHYLPPAVKAFQDFAISYARKHYLEQNHRL, from the coding sequence ATGAACCTACGCCAACTTCACTATTTCCGCACACTCGCAAAGTTAGAACACTACACCCAAGCAGCCGCCGAACTCGGAATTTCACAACCAAGTCTCAGCCACGCCATTTCCGAACTAGAAAAAGACCTGAACACCTATCTCTTCGAAAAACAAGGCCGCAACGTCAAACTAACAAAATACGGACGCTTTTTCCTACCTTACGTCACAAACTCACTCGCAGAACTCGAACGCGGCGAAGAGCAACTCCGAAAATTAACAAGTGCAACCGGAGGCGTTGTTGATCTAGCTTTCATCTACACACTTGGCGCCCACTTCGTCCCAACACTGATTCGCGAATTTGCCAAAATAGAGCCCGACATCACTTTTTCCCTACAACAAGGCACGACAAATAACCTCATTCAAGGTCTGAAAGAGGAAAAATACGATATTGCACTTTGCTCCATGGTCACCGATACAACCGACGTGGAGTTCATTCCCATTGTCGAAGAAGAGCTGGTCGTCATTGTTCCGCTGGACCACCCACTAGCCCATAAATCGACCATAAACTTAAAAGATACACAAGACTATCCATTCATCTCATTTAGCGCAAGTAGTGGCGTGCGGCCTCTCATCGACAGCCTATTTCGCGAGGTCAACATCACACCTAATATCAAATTTGAAGTAGAAGAAGATTCCGCACTTGCAGGACTCGTCGCAGCAAACCAGGGCATCGCCGTCATCCCAAGAATCTCCACACTCACTCACTATCCCGTCGCGATCCTAACCATCACCGAGCCCGCACATCAGCGATTCATCTATATTACCACCCTTAAAAATCACTACCTACCACCCGCTGTGAAAGCGTTTCAAGATTTTGCAATTTCCTACGCACGCAAACATTACCTAGAACAGAATCACCGTTTATAA